The genomic stretch TAAAATTAGATTTGCTTCTGCCCCAGACTGTAAAATATAGACTCTGTATCAACAGTAAATTTTCTTCTGGTTCTTTATGACAGCTTGCAAAGTTCACTACACTTCTATTTTGTTGCATAAACTGGGACAGTAGGAAGGTTACTTCCTTGAATACCTTCCATCCTGTGGTTCACTAATGTAAACATCTCTTGTCTTCAGCAATGTTTTGGAGCAATCATATTACCAACAAAACTTCCGGTGGGTTTGAGAAAGATACAAAATATCAACTAAACACAGGGGGAAAATATAGTCACATCCAACTAACAATGATATAGttatatagatatagaaattGAATGTAACCTACACACTAATGCAAAAGATGCAGTTAATTAACATGAAGTAAATATAAAGTAAATTTAAAGATTAAAGTCCATAATACAGATGAATATTGTAAGAAATGTATTCTCCATTAGTCTAAGCTATGTGTCCTTTAACAAGTGTGCTGAAAGGTTGGACAAGCTTTACTGAAAAGCCATACTAAAAAGCTGTGCTTGTGATGTATTGTAAGGAGTTAAATAAGCTTTACTAATAATAAGCTTATAAATTGCAAAGTCAGTCTTTGTTGAACATTTGTTAAAGGACACATGGCTTGAAGACGAATGGACAGTACGTTTCTTAGGATATCTGTTGTGTTATGGACTTTaatcattaaatatattttatatttacttcATGTTAATTATCCCCTGCCTTTGTATTAGTGTATATGTTACATTCACTTTCACTATGCAATTATTAGTTGTATATTACAAGTACATCAATTATACTGtttacttaggggctgtgcagaccggcagctccatgctgcccattTTTGCCTTGGAAGGAGGCCGCGGCTACCAGACCTTGTGGCTTCCGGAAGGacaaaaaagaacccacttcccaCTGGGTTCGTTTTGTGTCCCCAAAGGGGCGTCATTGGTGCActcgcatgccatgatgatgccccttgtgcatagcgccgtttgggcactgcgccCAAGGGATATCATCATGGCGTGTCCCGTGTGTATGAACGTGTGCCAGGATGGTGCCCAGACGGCGGAACTAGGCCTTGGAACATGTGCACGCTCCGCCCTAGTTCGGCCCTACTTTGTCTGCATACTagcacaaagtgccggcctgtaCAGGCTCTTACTGATTTTGGAGGTTAAGAATTCTCACATTTTGTgtgattcttatttatttatttcttactgaGTTTAACTATATACAACTTGATTctccttatctagaattccaaaatccaaaatatttcaaaaccctAAACTTTGTTCATGAGCAGCTGAAATAGTCTAGttatacctttgctttctgatggtttgttccatgcagaaaattattttaaaatattgtataaaattttcttcaggctatgtgaataAAGTGCATATGACACATAAAATGAGTTTTGTGTTTAGTCTTGGGTcctatttccaagatatctcattatgtatatgcaaatattccaaaatccaaaacacttctggtccttagcattctggataagggagactcaacttataTTATTCCcctgaatttaattttaaatcataTTACCTCCAGACTTAGAATATGCCTTTGAATACCAGTTTGCAAGACACAACCATAAAGACAGAGTTATTGTCATGTTGCAAAATTGCCTGCAAGTTTCCAAAAGGTACCTGGTTTGGATACTGTCAAAAACAAGTCGCTGGACTAGTAGGCTGCTGATCTGATTCAAACTCTTAGTTTTTCATGTTTTATAATTTTGGCTAAAATAGTTCATCTAAAAAGTCCTACAGCCACTTAACTGTGACTTTCAAGAGCATGAGGCAAGTAACCATGAAGTTTCTCAGCAACCATGAAAAGTAGTGCATTTGAACAGGGGAAAATATTTCTAGCTATTAGGTTGAATGTCACTGATCCTGTCTTTTGGTTTACTGGTACATTCCTTCTTCTCTGCCATATATTAGACAGGGGGTAAAAACCcatgaaaacaaatggaaatgaattttccaagggtttttcttttcatttgtcttATGTTGGAAATTTTGGCACACATTTATGAGGAAAACTCTCCTGTGAAATATTCTTTCTAATGAGCATCATACTAGGAGACAAGGATTTACtttgttctgttcaaagttcaGATATATTGCTAGTTGTTAGTAAGTACTTTAACATTCACACTATGTATCATTTGAACAACAGCGGTCTCACTTTTTTTGTCGCTTGTAAAACATTGTAGTTTCAATTAcagtttgtttttttccattcttcaggtaacaaaagaaaagaaaagttgtaAGATAGATAGCATAGATAGTGTAGCAGTTCGCAGCATTTTATGTCTAGAATTGGGGGAATGAGTAGTTTTGCTTCTGCAAAGCTTAAGGGTACAGTCCTGTTTACAAAGACTGGGCAAAATGTGGGCTGTAGGCTGCATGTCGCCGTCCTGCACCTACTTGGTCTCATGAACCCACTCTTAACTACCAGGAGCATTTGGTACTTCCAGAAAATTTCAGATACAATTTACCATTTAGTAGTTATCACTCAGATGATTTCAGCTCCCAAAGATTGTTAGTATATTGACTggcttatttatttttcagaaatagCTAAGTCAGTCTGTTTCACCATTGCATGGATCAGTGATGGGGAATGAAATTCTCAAGCAGTacctgtggtccaaaacatactacagaaataatccagtttgagactgctttaactgcactggcttagtactagggaatcctgggaattatagtttactgtggccccagagctctctgacagagaaggctaaatgtctcacagaactacagtttccagaattccctagcagtgagccatggtaaagtggtctcaaactggattatttctgcagtgacatATGTGTTTGTGGGCACTTATGGGGGTAATTATGGCCCGTACAGATCAGAAGAAAGGGGCGGCCAACAATTCTCCAGATCGTTGCTCTGGCAACCGCATGGCCCCGAATGGTTCGCAgtaaaaaggagctccgaaatggagctccttgctgTGATGCCATCAAGGTGCCATTTCCGCCTTGCGGCATCGCGGTTACATCATGCACGCACTGTGCTGTTTGGTTGTGCCATGCATGTGCCATAATCTATATGCACGCTGTGTGGACAGCACCACGTAACAATGACGCCGTCCACAcaaactagggctcgggagcatgtggtttCTGCACGCTCCCGACCCCTAGTATCGCCGTTGCCACTCCACTTCCCGCTGGTATGTACCAGCCCTTTCATTAAGCAGCAATGGTTTAATTCTGAGTAAGCATCTGTGGGAGTGCTCTCTAAATTTCACGAATATGCCTGATAGTAAAATTTGATAAACTAAGGTATAAACaatgcattttatgttttttaGGCATTAAAATAAGTTTAGCTTTGATAAGAAAATTAAGAATCAcacatatttcagttttctctgaAATCTCATGGCATTTCTTAGCTTGTTTCCAAAAATTGTTTTTCTCCCCTTCATTGGTTACACAGTTTTTTACATTTGAAATTTATTATCATCTAAGAAGAGCCATTTTTCATCCACTCATCAATTTATGTTTAGGAAGTATTGGCATTTTGCAACATCATTTTGGACTGGTTCTGCAGATGCTACTAGGAGTATTCTTATTTTCTGTACATCTAATGCCTCCTCCATAATTATGTATTCTGCAAATTGTCATATTCCTAAAGTCTGATTGATACCTGCACTTTTATAACCAGTTAAATTTCCATCccttaattcttatttattttttgtttccccCACTTTTTCTCATGCACCTCATCTTTGTTCATTTTCTTGTATCTAGTGACTTTGGGTAGGGACCTGATTGCTTTGTGAACTGTACACTTGTTGTTCCATACTTTTCAGGATGACCTTTATAAGACAAAATACTGATTGTTCTTGTGTCTAACTGTAACAAAAGATAACTTCATCTTTTGGGCAGGCTATTGCATTACATTATCAACATGGTATCCATACAGTTGTCTGAAAAGGAGGGTGAGCTCTACCAATACCTCTGACAGTTATAGGCACTGAATGCAAAGGAGCACTGCATCTGAACAAGTCCAGGCCTCAGTGACGGTCTTACTAGTTGGGTGTGAAGACAATAACCTCCTATACAAAATGTATAATGCTGCTAAATGCTAGCCCTAGGAAACACTTTTTACCAGTTTGAGTAAcaatatgttttggattttttccctaTATTATATAAAGGGATATGGCATAGTTTCACTGTGGAACACAGTTTGCCCTCCAAATGTACTTATATGGGCTCTCCAGGGTATTTTTCTATCCATAAAAGGTCTTTCCAGGAGATGGAAGTGACTCTCCTGTGGAGGTTTAGGAGAGGGCAAATTTGATCCTAGAGCCTCTAAAAAACATTCGTACAATAACACCAAAATCCACAAtgcagtaatacctttattggggcaATCAAAATGGAAAATATACATGTTCCAATCTCCTCTATTCTTCATCTCTCTGATCAGGTCCTATAGGCTCGggcccatggtctccctaatTGAGTTTAGACTGAGATATTAATAAAACATACAAGGAACACATGTGATATTGGTTTTGTTTCTTGCAGCCCCCAAGATCCACCACTAGATCTATGTACAAATGTTTTGCAGTGCATATGGGAAAGATGTATTTCTGAACACATGCCTAGTCAAGGAATTTGTTTTCAGTACTAGAATTGAACTAATAGTCATTTCATACAAAAATCCATGCTTGGTGTTCACTCTTAAAGTTTCTTTCATGCCATCATGCTAATtaaggcagcatccacactgcatccatggcttcatcctgtggaattctgggaattgtggtttattgtagcaccagagcactctgactgagaaggctaaatgtctcacaaactaagttccctgaattccacagcactgagccaagacagttaaagtggtgtcaaattggattatttctagagtgcagatgcagccttaatggtACAAGACAGAGGGTTTGTAGTTAAACAACTGGACATTAGAAATTTTTGGTGATCTTCTGCAAAGTGCCTGGTGATTTATCAGTAGATCCCAGCCTACTGTCTGCTTGCTTCTCCATCGAGCAGCAGCACCATGTGAGTAAACATGTAGAATTGATAGAGCATTAGAGTTTGGAGAAATAAAGACTAGATCAACAAgtctagcatttttaaaaagtcgcCCTAGGGAAGCTAACTGAACACAGACATTCTTAACAGTCAGCAGAATGATAAAATACTAAATCCTCttgctagtctcaactagagcagaCTAATCAAATCGGTGGCATTTATATGTGTTGACTTATTATTCAACAGGTAATTCAGTGTGTGTGCTCCAGGTGGGGACAGGCAGTTTAATTTAGTACAAAATGTTGAGTTTCCTGCAGTGCGTTGATAGAAGGAAAGATGAGAGTGGCTCTGGCCTAGTCAAATGGCATATTGGTCAGGATTAAGAAGGAAGCTGTTCTCTGGCATTCCCCTGCCATTTTCAGGAAGCTGCAATTAATTATAAGCTGTTGCATTATTGTAGGGTTGAAAACAGTAGAATGTGATGGGGAGAGGCCTCTCTAAAATGTAACTTATTTTCCTTTTACCGTTGCAGCTGCACTTCGAGATCATAATgcagcagaaaaatgaaagaacatAGAACACGCTTACAGTGGAGAAGTCGGTTGCTGGCCGGTTGTCGACGATGGACTGTGGGATTTTGGGGGCTGAGGCAATACTGCTTCCAAAGGAAGCGTGCTTCTGTacttaaaagaaagaagcaaagcaCATGGACACCCACTAGCCTGAAACAAGCTAAACTGTGCAGAAGGACGACTCTTTGGGGCCAGAGAGGAGGGACTCCAATAGTGCAAATTACTTCTCTAAAAAATCAAACTTTAATTCAAAAGAGATTGAAATACTCTTGGTGCAAAAGTGAAGGGCAGCTGGCAGGGGCAAAAGAGCTTTTCAGGAAGGGCTTTCAGGGCAAACTGCTGAATCATCACCGTGGCACAGGAATTGGTATAGAAGTTTGCCAAGGCAAGTGCTGTGGCATTGAGGCTACTGTTACAGCTTCTCCAGGAAAAGAGGGTCATCATACACAGAATGGGGAAGCACAAAATAATGGCAAGAGCCATGAAGTTGTTATTTTAAATAACTCACAGAGAAAGTGCTGCTGTCGAGGACGACAGCAAAATGGAACCAGTGGCCTCTTAACGGTGAGGGGAAGGCCAagatttaaacagtatactttaAAAAGAAGATCCTTATTTATGATGTATAAGAAACTTTCTCTGGTTAAGTTTCGGATTAGAGTTGCAAAATCTCATCGCAAGCTTTGGAGGGGCAAAACGTGCAAGTTGAACAAAAGGAAGCAGAGTTGGGTGGAGAAAGTGACCAGAGACCAGCAAGAGGACCTCCACCGAGGGACCTTCACAGGTAGTTTTAGGACCTTGTCTCCTCCTTGGAAATCAAAAAGTCACTGTCCCTGGGCCTTGCTAGGTTTGTCAGATATGAACAATCACATGCCACGAACTTTAATTGAAGAGAGTCAAACGCATCGGACCGATGGCTGCCTCACAGAGGATGCGCTCTTACAGTGTAGGGAGCTTCTTACAAAGGACCTTGCCTCCAGAGACCAAAATGGTATTACTGAAAGCTGCTTGCCCAGGTTGTGTGCAGGAACTTCTTGTAGAGCCGAGACTGTGCACAAAGAGGAAAAAGGGGAGGTGCCACAACCAGATGAATGCCCTGGTGATATTTTCATCTCTGTAATGGAGAAAGAGATCTCTGTTTCAGGTCTGGAGAGTGCAGAGTCTAATCAGGCTATGGGTGCTGATGAGATTGTGCTGGAGCCCGCCAAGGTGGACTTGGGCCCAAATGACAGCTTTGCCAATGGACCTGTTCACGTGGAGCTGTTGCAAAATGAAGACAGCCGTAGTCAAATGGAAGTGGAAGGATCTGTAAATGTGGATGTCATTGGTGCAGAGCTCTTAGATCACCCATACTGTAAAAGCCCTCTTGACGAACCTTTGAGAGGAAGCACAGGACAAAAATCAGGGACCCCAAAGAGTGGCAAAAGAAGCAATCAGAGAGCTTCTTCCGTCAATGATGAGCAGTTGGCTGTGTGGCTCTGTGGTATATATGTATACTCCTTTCATGCTTATGGGTTTTGTTTGGATATCCTAGAACTGTGGCTCTCACtctttggccctccaaatgttttaaaCTTCAGCTTCCATAAGCTCCAGCCACTGTGGCAACAAGTTAGGGAATTATGGAATTGAAttgtaaaatatctggagggccaaaggttgaaAACTATTGTCCTAGGAATCCtgccattttatatgaaatttGAGTGCTTTTTTGTAGCCATAGCTGTTGTACTCTTTGCTTTGGGGACACTTCAGCTGGGCTGTCCTCATTTCTTTATACTGAAACACCTGCAGCCCACCAGGAGTACAGTCTGGCAGGCCACAATATCCAGCTCCATGGCTGTCTTTGGCTTGTTGGGTTACAAACTTTACAGCATGACTCTAGGTTGATACTGCAAAATGGATTTATGATGCCCCAGTGCTGATAAGCTAAATATAGGAGTGCGAGGAGAAAGGTGACCCATCTTCagaataaataaaaccatttgcCAAATAGTAGTTAGACCCAGAACTTAATTGTTGGCACAGTAGACAAAGCCAATCTCTTTTTGCCAGAATGGAAATCCAGTACCACTCTGATCAGAATATTATTAATAGAGTGACCTCTGCTTGAGGATACAAAAGTTTGGAAAGAAAGTTAAAAGGCAATTACTCTTAAGATTTTTTCTTTGCTCCTTTTAGTCACAGAAATTTGGGAGCATCCATCTGGGCATTTCACATAACTTGCATTAGTTATATACTGTGCCTTTTCTTTCAGTATGACAGTATTAAGTTAGAGAACTGGAATTGGTCATTTCATTCAGCCTTCCACAAGTTCTTGCCCTCTTGATCTATTGCATTGCAATTCCCACTCTCCCCTGTCAGTGATGATGATAGGAGTTGTGATCCCACACTTGTGGAGGGAATTGAGTTGTGGAAGGTTGTTTTACCTATTCTGAATATAATACTGCAATTCTGAAAAAGGGTGGTATGTGTGTGGGTTATAAAAGAACTATGAAGTGACTTTTTGGTCACTTAAAAAAAACTTGCTTTCTATTGTTGTCTGAAATGAACTGATGCATACAGATTTATATTTGCTGATGCACATGATTGAAAAATGCCTTGGTGTAGCTGACAGTCAGTTCTGGTGCAATTGTTTGCATTTATGGGATTCCTGGGAGCACACTTGCAGAAAACAGTTCTGTCAAAATGGACTTGATAAAAGAACATTTTGCCAGCTGATCTCTACTCTGGCACTGTATGGTGAGATAGTGCATCATGTATTTGTAGTGTTATTTCTTGCCTTTTTTATTTAATcactttatatcctgcctttctctcaagatGAGATTCAAGGAAGCTTTCAAAAAATTTAAGAAGGTtaagctgttattattattattattattattattattattattaatctttatttataaagcgctgtaaatttacacagcgctgtacatacaatcttattaattggacagttccctgccctcaggcttacaatctaaaaagacacgacacagaaggagaagggagtggtggtggggaaggggcctgtctagtaagataataaaggtccaaaacacactgcagaaataatctagtttgagaccactttaactgccctggtttagtgctacAGAatcgtgggagttgtagtttgttgtggcatcagagctctctgacagagaaggctaaatgtctcacaaaactacagctcccagaattccctagcactgacccagggcaattaaagtggtctcaaactggattatttctgcagtgtgttttggaccacagtcggacctcaatatccatggattctgcatccagggattcaaccatccagccATCTgtgatttgaatatttttttaaaaaaatcaaaaagcagcccttgattttgccattttacataaggaacaccatttatttaggtcattatatataatgagagctgaacttccacagattttggtatccatggagggatcttggaaccacaaCCTAGttagatatcaagggcccactgtacattggtttacaaaagttaaaaagtaactattattttgtttaaaaaagatgaaaaacagttaaaacatttcaaacataTTTACAACACAAACAGATGCAGGTGCACATAGTTTGAGTCCATATTTGTACATGTTTGCTATGGAAAACACACATTAACACAGATTGTTATAAATGTAAATGATACTTTGCAACTGAAGGCAACATGCACTTTTAGAAATCTTGAATTGCCCTACTGATTGCTGTTACTGGGAAAATATGACTCTCTTTTGGTTAAATTCAACGTTCCCTCTGGAACATTTTGCATTCTTCTTACATGCTCCCAACACTGCTTTCACCTTTGAGTGTCACCATGATAGTTCAGCCCTGAAATATGCATTGAGGCCCACCATATTCCTGATTTTTGTGGATGTGTTGGAGACACTTGTGTAGCCCACAGTGTTGAAATAACATGCATGCAAGCATTTCCCTGTACTTTATTGTTCTAGCTTTCCTATACAAGTGTATATGGGTGTTTATAGATGCAGACACTTGCAGTTTGAGTTCATATTTGTACACGTTTGCTATGAAAAAGCAAACGTTAACACAGATTGTTGGGGAAATCTGTTGTAAACATGTAGCAATTtccttttttataattttatttgcaaACACAAATTATAAAACAAGAAACATAAAACAAACCGTACAAACATTAATGCAAACCTAACAATCACTATtctaaaaacatacagtacttcCTGATTTCCGTAGTCTCTAGTTTACAAAGAAAGTCGTACCTTCTACTTCATTCGCTCTAATTGTTTTCCTTACTACCTCTATCTTATTTTTTGGCTGATTCTGTAAATACTATGGAATTCAGAAGTTAATTTCTCATTCTAAATTGTTACTTTAAATGTATGACTGTATGGAAAATGATAAACTAACATTGCTACTTAGAGATGCCCTGGTAGAAAAATTTGATAAAGATTGGGGTAGGATGTATAATTATTTGAATTCATTATAATTCAGatatataaaatgcatataaataataTTCAGATTAATAAATCAATAGATAGAAAATGTAAACATGTAACATTTTCCTAAGCCTTGCGTGGCAAACCCACGATGCAGTTTCTTCCTGGCAAATGAAAGGGATAAACTTAAACTGTGGGAATGTTTAATGCTGTCTTT from Sceloporus undulatus isolate JIND9_A2432 ecotype Alabama chromosome 3, SceUnd_v1.1, whole genome shotgun sequence encodes the following:
- the SENP5 gene encoding LOW QUALITY PROTEIN: sentrin-specific protease 5 (The sequence of the model RefSeq protein was modified relative to this genomic sequence to represent the inferred CDS: inserted 2 bases in 2 codons), whose translation is MKEHRTRLQWRSRLLAGCRRWTVGFWGLRQYCFQRKRASVLKRKKQSTWTPTSLKQAKLCRRTTLWGQRGGTPIVQITSLKNQTLIQKRLKYSWCKSEGQLAGAKELFRKGFQGKLLNHHRGTGIGIEVCQGKCCGIEATVTASPGKEGHHTQNGEAQNNGKSHEVVILNNSQRKCCCRGRQQNGTSGLLTVRGRPRFKQYTLKRRSLFMMYKKLSLVKFRIRVAKSHRKLWRGKTCKLNKRKQSWVEKVTRDQQEDLHRGTFTGSFRTLSPPWKSKSHCPWALLGLSDMNNHMPRTLIEESQTHRTDGCLTEDALLQCRELLTKDLASRDQNGITESCLPRLCAGTSCRAETVHKEEKGEVPQPDECPGDIFISVMEKEISVSGLESAESNQAMGADEIVLEPAKVDLGPNDSFANGPVHVELLQNEDSRSQMEVEGSVNVDVIGAELLDHPYCKSPLDEPLRGSTGQKSGTPKSGKRSNQRASSVNDEQLAVWLCGFLDEVMKKYGSLVPLCEKDVMGRLKEVFNEDFSHRKPFITKEIMKYQTRHPKSSTCNFRVFYNKHMLDMDDLTTLDGQNWLNDQIINMYGELIMDAVPEKVHFFNSXFHRQLVTKXYNGVKRWTKRYVDLFKKTLLLIPIHLEVHWSLITVNLPNRIISFYDSQGIHFKFCVENIRKYLLTEAKEKNHPDFLQGWQTAVTKCIPQQKNDSDCGVFVLQYCKCLALDQPFQFSQEDMPRVRKRIYKELCECRLID